The genomic interval AATCCGCCCACTGAACGCCGACAAGGGCGACCAGCAACGCATTATGACACCCAGTGACGCCCTCAAAGCTGGTTCCGACTACCTCGTGATCGGTCGCCCGATTACTCAGGCGGCTGACCCTCTGGCGGCGCTGGAGGCGATTCACGCTGAGGTGGTCGGCCTCTAACTTCTCCGTCTCGTTTCGTAGCTCCTGCGCCAGCCTTCCGTTTTGTCGGGCTGGCGGTGTGGGGCTACCCTCCCAAAAACCGCTTCGAGCACGTCCATGTGCGCTTGTGTCCGGCCATCCATGGCCTCCCACATTTTTGGGAGGGTAGCCCCACACCACCGATTCGTTCTTCGGAGAAATAGTCTTTCTCTCCTCTGGTTTTTCCTTGGAACAGCAACTACTGAGTATGAAAGGGAAAGGGGCTTGGAGTTGGCTTCTTAAGGACATTGAAAGCTCAAGATATCGGAGGAGTCGGGGAGGGGGTGGTTGTGCCTACTTGTCAAAAATGTAGGAGGCCATGGATGGCCGGAAACAAGCGCACACGGATGTGCTTGTAGCGGTTTTTGACAAGTAGGCACGGCCGCTCCCTAACACCTATATTCGCAGGCTAGGAGTGCCAAAAAACCAAAGTAGAGGGCAATAAAAAACCCGCTAACTCAGAGAATTAGCGGGTTTTTAGAATAGTGGCTCCCCGAGCTGGGCTCGAACCAGCGACAAACGGATTAACAGTCCGTTGCTCTACCAACTGAGCTATCGGGGAACGTCGTCGTGTGACGAGGCGCGTATATTAAGTTGGCTATACCGCCTCGTCAACCCCTCGCTCAAACTTTTTGACCGAGGGCGTTTCCCGAGTCTTAACCAAGGGCCTTTTGCAGGCGTTCAATGGCCTGCTTGAGGTTGTCCATGCTGGTGGCAAAGCTCAGTCGCATGTGGCCTGGAACACCAAAGGCGGAACCCGGAACCAGGGCGACACCGGCTTCAGTCAGCAGTTTCTCGGCGAACTCGACGTCTGTGCTGGCGTCCTTGTCGGCTTCGATTGCGGCGTGAAAGCTCGGGAATACGTAGAAGGTGCCGTCACCATGCAAGCAATCCACACCGGGCAGCCCATTCAGCGCCTCTACGAGCCAGTCGTGGCGTTCCTTGAACGCGCTGACCATCTCGCCAACACAGTCCTGTGAGCCATCAAGAGCCGCCTGGGCAGCCGCCTGTGACACCGACGACGGGTTGGACGTGCTCTGGGACTGGATCTTCTTCATGGCGCCAATGATCTTGGCGGGGCCGGCGGCGTAACCGATGCGCCAGCCAGTCATGGAATAGGCCTTGGAAACACCGTTGAGAACGAAGGTGCGATCGTACAGCTCCGGCGTCGCGTTAAGGATGTTGCAGAACGGCTTGCCGGTCCAGAGAATGGGCTCGTACATGTCGTCGGTGGCAATCATGATGTTCGGGTGCTTCTTCAGCACTTCGCCAATCGCCTGCAACTCTTCCAGGGTATAAGCCATACCGCTTGGGTTGGACGGGCTGTTGATTACGAACAGACGAGTCCGTTCGGTAATGGCGTTTTCCAGCTGTTCCGGCGTGATCTTGAAGCGAGTGTCGGCACCCGTTTCGAGAATAACTGGTTTACCTTCGGCAACCAGAACCATGTCCGGGTAGGACACCCAGTAGGGCGCCGGAATAATGGCTTCATCACCGGGGTTCAGCGTGGCAAGTGCGAGGTTGAAAAAGCTCTGTTTGCCACCACTGCTTACCAAGATCTGATTGGCTTCGTAATCCAGGCCGTTGTCCCGCTTGTACTTCGCAATAATCGCTTTCTTCAGGGCCGGCGTACCATCCACAGCCGTATACTTGGTCTGGCCGTTGTTGATGGCTTCGATGGCTGCCTGTTTGATGTGATCTGGGGTATCGAAGTCAGGCTCGCCAGCTCCCAGGCCAATGATGTCCTGGCCGGCTGCGCGGAGTTCCGCTGCTTTGTTGGTGACTGCGAGGGTGGGAGAGGGCTTGATAGCCTGTACTCGGCTGGAAAGTTGAAGATCCAAACTTGCGCTCCTTAAAGCTGCGTCTGATAGGGCTGCGACGGGCGGAAATAGGCACAATGACTTATTTTCTCCCGACCGTCGATTACTCCGATGGTATCATGAAGCCGGCATAACGCTAAATTTCTGGACTGTGGGGCCTTTTCCTGGCCATGTCCGTCAAAACCGGAGGTTGTCTGCCTATTATGGCCAAGAACGAGCCGAGTACCGTAAACGAAGGGAAGTTCAGGGTCGATTCACCCTTCGAGCCCGCTGGTGACCAGCCGAAGGCTATCGAGGGCTTGGTGGATGGCATTGAATCCGGCCTGGCTCACCAGACTCTGTTGGGTGTCACGGGCTCCGGCAAAACCTTCACCGTTGCCAAGGTGATCGAGGAGATCCAGCGGCCCACCATCATCATGGCCCACAACAAGACGCTGGCCGCGCAGTTGTACGGGGAATTCCGCGAGTTCTTCCCGGACAACTCGGTGGAGTACTTTGTTTCTTACTACGACTACTACCAGCCCGAAGCCTATGTGCCGTCGTCCGATACGTTCATCGAAAAGGACGCGTCGATCAACGAGCACATCGAGCAGATGCGGCTGTCGGCAACCAAAGCATTGTTGGAGCGGCCCGACGCAATCATCGTGGCCACGGTATCGTCGATCTACGGTCTGGGTGATCCGCAGTCCTACCTGAAAATGATGTTGCACCTTGATCGGGGCGATGAGATCGACCAGCGCTTCATCCTGCGCCGTCTGGCGGAGCTGCAGTACACCCGGAATGACATCGAATTCCATCGCGCCAATTATCGGGTTCGCGGTGACGTCATCGATGTGTTTCCGGCTGAATCCGAGAAGGAAGCCATCCGTATTGAGCTGTTCGATGACGAGGTGGAAAACCTCAGCTATTTCGATCCGCTCACCGGTGAGGTGCTGCGCCGAGTGCCTCGAGTGACGATTTACCCGAAGTCCCATTACGTCACCCCGCGCCAGAAGGTGCTGGATGCGGTGGAAAATATTCGTGTTGAGCTTGATGAACGTCTGCAGCAGTTGCGCGACAACAACCGGCTGGTGGAAGCCCAGCGCTTGGAGGAGCGCACCCGCTACGACATCGAAATGATGATGGAGCTGGGGTACTGCAATGGCATCGAGAACTACTCCCGTTACCTATCAGGCCGTCGCCCCGGCGAGGCGCCCCCGACCTTGTTCGACTATATCCCGGCCAATGCCCTGCTGGTGGTGGACGAGTCCCACGTGACCGTTCCCCAGATTGGCGCCATGTACAAAGGCGACCGGTCCCGCAAGGAAACCCTGGTGGAATACGGTTTCCGGTTGCCATCGGCACTGGATAACCGGCCCATGAAATTTGACGAATGGGAGCGCATAGCACCCCAGATGATCTTCGTGTCGGCAACGCCGTCCACCTACGAAGCCGAGCACGCTGGTCAGGTGGTCGAGCAGGTGGTCCGGCCGACTGGCTTATTGGATCCGGAAATCGAAGTCCGGCCGGCGTCCACCCAGGTGGACGATCTGCTGTCCGAGATCCACGCCCGGGTGGCGATCAAGGAGCGGGTCCTGGTCACCACGCTGACCAAGCGCATGGCCGAAGACCTCACGGACTTCTTGATGGAGCACGACATCAAAGTGCGTTATCTCCATTCCGACATCGATACCGTGGAGCGCGTCGAGATTATCCGCGATCT from Marinobacter sp. LA51 carries:
- a CDS encoding pyridoxal phosphate-dependent aminotransferase — protein: MDLQLSSRVQAIKPSPTLAVTNKAAELRAAGQDIIGLGAGEPDFDTPDHIKQAAIEAINNGQTKYTAVDGTPALKKAIIAKYKRDNGLDYEANQILVSSGGKQSFFNLALATLNPGDEAIIPAPYWVSYPDMVLVAEGKPVILETGADTRFKITPEQLENAITERTRLFVINSPSNPSGMAYTLEELQAIGEVLKKHPNIMIATDDMYEPILWTGKPFCNILNATPELYDRTFVLNGVSKAYSMTGWRIGYAAGPAKIIGAMKKIQSQSTSNPSSVSQAAAQAALDGSQDCVGEMVSAFKERHDWLVEALNGLPGVDCLHGDGTFYVFPSFHAAIEADKDASTDVEFAEKLLTEAGVALVPGSAFGVPGHMRLSFATSMDNLKQAIERLQKALG
- the uvrB gene encoding excinuclease ABC subunit UvrB, whose translation is MAKNEPSTVNEGKFRVDSPFEPAGDQPKAIEGLVDGIESGLAHQTLLGVTGSGKTFTVAKVIEEIQRPTIIMAHNKTLAAQLYGEFREFFPDNSVEYFVSYYDYYQPEAYVPSSDTFIEKDASINEHIEQMRLSATKALLERPDAIIVATVSSIYGLGDPQSYLKMMLHLDRGDEIDQRFILRRLAELQYTRNDIEFHRANYRVRGDVIDVFPAESEKEAIRIELFDDEVENLSYFDPLTGEVLRRVPRVTIYPKSHYVTPRQKVLDAVENIRVELDERLQQLRDNNRLVEAQRLEERTRYDIEMMMELGYCNGIENYSRYLSGRRPGEAPPTLFDYIPANALLVVDESHVTVPQIGAMYKGDRSRKETLVEYGFRLPSALDNRPMKFDEWERIAPQMIFVSATPSTYEAEHAGQVVEQVVRPTGLLDPEIEVRPASTQVDDLLSEIHARVAIKERVLVTTLTKRMAEDLTDFLMEHDIKVRYLHSDIDTVERVEIIRDLRRGEFDVLVGINLLREGLDMPEVSLVAILDADKEGFLRSERSLIQTIGRAARNVNGRAILYGDRITGSMQKAIDETARRRAKQAEHNEEHGITPQGLNKKIADIMEGAGGGGRGRRKAERPGQKAAEEAEKYRAKTGNKSPEEVLKEVSRLEDDMYKAASNLDFETAARLRDEISELKEAALRTG